A portion of the Litorimonas taeanensis genome contains these proteins:
- a CDS encoding argininosuccinate synthase, with protein MSKPKKVVLAYSGGLDTSIILKWLQEEKGYEVVTFTADLGQGEELEPARRKAEAQGVKEIFIDDLREEFVRDFVFPMMRANAVYEGLYLLGTSIARPLISKRQIEIAHMVGADAVCHGATGKGNDQVRFELGYYALDPDIKVIAPWREWDLNSRTKLLEYAEKHGIEIAKDKRGEAPFSVDANLLHTSSEGKALEDPNEEAPEFVYQRTVSPEEAPDKPTYITIGFEKGDAVSIDGEAMSPATLLTALNKLGGDNGIGRLDLLENRFVGMKSRGIYETPGGTILLMAHRGIEQITMDKGAAHLKDELMPKYAELIYNGYWFSPEREMLQAAIDASQELVTGTVRLKLYKGSVDIVGRDSPYSLYSQEHVTFEEDDVYDQADAGGFIKINALRLRLLKARDRKAGKNT; from the coding sequence ATGTCTAAGCCAAAAAAAGTCGTCCTCGCCTATTCTGGCGGTCTTGATACATCCATCATCCTTAAATGGTTGCAAGAGGAAAAGGGCTATGAAGTCGTCACCTTCACGGCAGATCTCGGCCAAGGTGAAGAGCTAGAGCCAGCCCGCCGCAAGGCAGAAGCCCAAGGCGTAAAAGAAATCTTTATTGATGACTTGCGCGAAGAATTTGTGCGTGATTTTGTCTTTCCAATGATGCGCGCCAATGCGGTTTATGAGGGGCTATACCTGCTCGGCACATCCATCGCGCGGCCGCTTATCTCTAAGCGCCAAATCGAAATCGCGCATATGGTCGGCGCCGATGCCGTTTGTCACGGCGCAACAGGTAAAGGCAATGACCAGGTTCGCTTTGAACTGGGCTATTATGCTCTTGACCCAGACATCAAAGTTATTGCGCCGTGGAGAGAATGGGATCTGAATTCTCGGACCAAGCTCTTAGAATATGCGGAAAAGCACGGCATTGAAATTGCCAAAGACAAACGCGGTGAAGCACCGTTCTCTGTCGACGCCAACCTCCTTCACACATCATCCGAGGGCAAAGCTTTGGAAGACCCGAATGAGGAAGCTCCAGAATTTGTCTATCAGCGCACAGTCTCGCCCGAAGAGGCTCCTGACAAGCCGACCTATATCACGATTGGTTTTGAAAAAGGCGATGCAGTCTCGATTGACGGTGAAGCGATGTCACCTGCCACGCTTCTAACGGCCTTGAATAAACTTGGCGGCGACAACGGCATTGGCCGCCTTGACCTACTTGAAAACCGTTTCGTTGGCATGAAGTCACGCGGTATTTATGAAACACCTGGCGGAACCATTTTGCTTATGGCGCATCGCGGCATTGAGCAAATCACTATGGATAAAGGTGCAGCGCATTTAAAAGATGAATTAATGCCAAAATATGCTGAGCTGATCTACAATGGCTATTGGTTCTCACCAGAGCGCGAAATGCTTCAAGCGGCGATTGACGCCTCACAAGAATTGGTGACAGGAACTGTACGCCTTAAGCTTTACAAAGGCAGTGTCGACATTGTTGGCCGCGACAGCCCGTACTCACTTTACTCTCAAGAACACGTCACTTTCGAAGAAGACGATGTTTATGATCAAGCCGATGCTGGCGGGTTCATCAAAATCAATGCTCTGCGTTTACGCTTGTTAAAAGCCAGAGACAGAAAAGCTGGAAAAAACACTTAG
- a CDS encoding Glu/Leu/Phe/Val family dehydrogenase: protein MATSSSKELNFRQSVDLMFNRAASFVDISPKLIEKIRVCNATYTVRFGVKLRNEVHTFVGYRAVHSEHKEPVKGGIRYSLDVNQDEVEALAALMTYKTALVEVPFGGSKGGLCINPKDWTEEELERITRRFTFELSRRDLIHPSLNVPAPDMGTGEREMAWMMDEFRRLHNDNIDAVACVTGKPVHLGGIEGRVEATGRGVQYALREYFRHPDDVKKGGFKGDLDGKTVIVQGLGNVGYHAALFLSEEDGAIITTVIERGGIIKNPNGINIRALRDHMNSGRPLADFESGTFEPPNDAAICGKCDILIPAALEGVINVENAHNIKASLIIEAANGPVTAKADKILRDRGIFIIPDMYANAGGVTVSYFEWVKNVNHIRFGRLQRRNEERKYHILIDALESQGMNFKDNFKKEYLEGAGELALVRAGLDDTMRTAYQNIKTALENKPELEDFRTAAFYSVIEDIALHYRSIGL from the coding sequence ATGGCGACCTCATCCTCAAAAGAATTAAACTTCCGTCAAAGCGTTGATTTGATGTTCAATCGCGCAGCGAGCTTTGTGGACATCTCTCCAAAGCTCATTGAAAAAATCCGCGTTTGTAATGCCACCTATACGGTTCGCTTTGGTGTGAAACTTCGTAACGAAGTTCATACTTTTGTGGGCTATCGCGCGGTGCATTCCGAACACAAAGAGCCCGTTAAAGGCGGTATTCGCTATTCTTTGGACGTGAACCAAGACGAGGTCGAGGCGCTCGCCGCTTTGATGACCTATAAAACAGCCCTTGTTGAAGTTCCTTTTGGCGGATCAAAAGGGGGGCTTTGCATCAACCCTAAGGATTGGACAGAAGAAGAGCTAGAGCGCATTACCCGCCGCTTTACTTTTGAACTCTCTCGCCGCGATCTTATCCACCCTTCATTAAACGTACCGGCGCCAGATATGGGCACGGGTGAACGTGAAATGGCATGGATGATGGATGAATTCCGCCGTCTTCATAATGATAATATTGATGCTGTCGCCTGTGTAACAGGAAAGCCTGTCCATTTGGGCGGAATTGAAGGCCGCGTCGAGGCCACTGGCCGCGGCGTGCAATATGCGCTTCGTGAATATTTCCGTCACCCCGATGATGTCAAAAAAGGCGGATTTAAAGGCGATCTAGATGGGAAAACCGTCATCGTTCAGGGCCTTGGGAATGTGGGATATCACGCCGCTCTATTCCTCTCCGAAGAAGACGGGGCCATTATTACAACCGTCATCGAACGCGGCGGCATTATTAAAAACCCCAATGGGATTAATATTCGCGCGTTAAGAGACCACATGAATTCAGGTCGACCTTTGGCTGATTTCGAAAGCGGAACCTTTGAACCGCCAAATGACGCAGCGATTTGTGGTAAATGCGACATCCTTATCCCTGCTGCATTAGAGGGTGTTATCAATGTAGAAAACGCCCACAACATTAAGGCTAGCCTTATTATTGAGGCGGCCAATGGTCCCGTGACTGCCAAAGCCGACAAAATCCTGCGAGATAGAGGCATCTTCATTATTCCAGACATGTATGCCAATGCGGGCGGTGTGACTGTTTCTTATTTTGAGTGGGTTAAAAACGTCAACCATATCCGTTTCGGTCGTTTACAGCGCCGGAATGAAGAGCGTAAATATCACATTTTGATTGATGCGCTTGAAAGCCAAGGTATGAATTTTAAAGATAACTTTAAAAAAGAATATTTGGAAGGCGCAGGCGAACTTGCTCTTGTACGTGCTGGTCTCGACGACACTATGCGGACAGCCTATCAAAACATCAAAACAGCCTTGGAAAACAAACCTGAACTAGAAGACTTCCGCACAGCAGCCTTTTACAGTGTTATCGAAGACATCGCTCTACATTACCGTAGCATTGGACTGTAA
- a CDS encoding pyridoxamine 5'-phosphate oxidase family protein: MAKATTFDESPQEHLLKEIKSARSVMLGSTNIDEHMQPMTPQVDVDESVIYFFADRFSQLGKTIGVNPGTVELCHITKDFQASIKGRLTTHNDADIIDKFWSPIVEAWYPEGKADPKLILLKFVPQKAAIWTSDKNVFSFLYEITKANISNETPDIGNRKTIEM, translated from the coding sequence ATGGCAAAGGCCACTACATTTGACGAGAGCCCACAAGAACACTTATTAAAAGAGATTAAATCTGCACGGAGTGTAATGCTTGGCTCCACAAATATTGATGAACACATGCAGCCTATGACTCCACAGGTGGATGTCGATGAGAGCGTCATATATTTCTTTGCGGATAGGTTTTCACAATTAGGAAAGACAATTGGCGTAAATCCCGGCACGGTTGAATTATGCCATATAACAAAAGACTTTCAGGCTTCTATCAAGGGTCGTCTAACAACCCATAATGACGCCGATATAATTGATAAATTTTGGAGCCCAATTGTTGAGGCTTGGTACCCTGAGGGAAAGGCCGACCCGAAATTAATTCTCTTGAAATTTGTGCCGCAAAAGGCGGCGATTTGGACTTCGGATAAGAATGTGTTCTCGTTTCTATATGAAATTACGAAAGCTAATATATCGAATGAAACACCAGATATTGGCAATAGAAAAACAATTGAAATGTAA
- a CDS encoding NADH:flavin oxidoreductase/NADH oxidase family protein translates to MTFDIFSPLTLQSGAVLPNRLCKAAMEENMAEAGQIPGEALFTLYSEWAKGGAGLILTGNVMVDPKALTGPGGVVLELGSLADDDNRMRFERWAKSGKSGGGKLVMQISHPGRQVYATMGTEGVSASVTKVTMEGPGDKMFAPSRAMTSDEILGTIKRFADTAHMAERAGFDGVEIHAAHGYLVAQFLSPLTNLREDKWGGSLENRARFLLEIVRAVRARVEPGFIVGVKLNSADFQKGGFDIGDARQVVDWLGGEAIDFVELSGGNYESAAMMGMAADGRAQSTQAREMFFLDFAKDIAKAATMPIMVTGGVTRRETAETALAEGVDIVGIARALAYNPNLPNDWRVGKNLHTSIATVMWKNTGLRSLANMALAKEQLSHVSQGRGVKTKQKAIWALIKQQLKQKRQTTRYKAWLAQSKDD, encoded by the coding sequence ATGACATTTGATATTTTTTCTCCTTTAACCTTGCAAAGCGGGGCTGTTCTACCAAACCGACTGTGTAAAGCGGCGATGGAAGAAAACATGGCTGAGGCAGGCCAGATTCCAGGTGAGGCGTTATTTACGCTATATTCCGAATGGGCCAAGGGCGGCGCGGGCTTAATTCTAACAGGCAATGTGATGGTTGACCCCAAAGCCCTAACGGGCCCGGGCGGTGTTGTACTTGAACTAGGGTCTTTAGCGGACGATGATAATCGGATGCGGTTTGAGCGCTGGGCTAAATCTGGAAAGTCTGGCGGCGGAAAGCTCGTCATGCAAATTTCGCATCCGGGGCGTCAAGTTTATGCGACCATGGGGACAGAAGGGGTTTCAGCCTCTGTTACAAAAGTCACCATGGAAGGGCCAGGAGATAAAATGTTTGCGCCCTCCCGCGCTATGACTTCGGATGAAATTTTGGGCACGATAAAGCGATTTGCGGATACGGCACATATGGCCGAGCGCGCGGGGTTTGACGGCGTAGAAATTCACGCCGCACACGGGTATTTGGTTGCACAGTTCTTGTCGCCGCTCACAAACCTACGCGAGGATAAATGGGGCGGCAGTTTAGAGAACCGCGCACGGTTCTTACTTGAAATTGTTCGGGCTGTTCGGGCGCGGGTAGAGCCCGGCTTTATCGTCGGCGTGAAGTTAAATTCTGCGGACTTTCAAAAAGGCGGCTTTGATATTGGCGATGCGCGGCAGGTTGTGGATTGGCTTGGCGGCGAGGCGATTGACTTTGTTGAACTGTCAGGCGGGAATTATGAAAGCGCTGCCATGATGGGCATGGCTGCAGATGGCCGGGCCCAAAGCACTCAGGCGCGAGAGATGTTTTTCCTCGACTTTGCCAAAGACATCGCAAAGGCCGCGACAATGCCGATTATGGTAACGGGCGGCGTAACGCGGCGAGAAACGGCAGAAACGGCCTTGGCTGAAGGCGTGGATATTGTCGGCATTGCGCGGGCTTTGGCTTATAACCCGAATCTACCAAATGATTGGCGGGTTGGTAAAAACCTGCATACATCTATCGCTACCGTAATGTGGAAAAATACGGGCTTACGATCTCTCGCTAACATGGCATTGGCAAAAGAACAGCTAAGTCATGTGAGTCAAGGGCGCGGGGTTAAGACCAAGCAAAAGGCAATCTGGGCTTTGATAAAACAGCAGTTAAAACAAAAACGTCAGACAACGCGTTATAAGGCTTGGCTAGCACAAAGCAAAGACGATTAA
- a CDS encoding CBU_0592 family membrane protein, whose amino-acid sequence MTLYDAIGILGVSFVLLSYGLLQIEKIDPKSMLYSAMNLCGAVLILVSLYFSFNLASFIIEIAWLSISAYGLIKAWRLRGKV is encoded by the coding sequence ATGACCCTTTATGATGCAATCGGTATTCTCGGTGTTTCTTTTGTTCTGCTTAGCTATGGCTTATTGCAGATTGAAAAAATTGACCCGAAGTCGATGCTCTATTCTGCGATGAACCTATGCGGCGCCGTGCTCATTCTCGTCTCATTATATTTCAGCTTTAATCTGGCTTCATTTATTATTGAAATAGCGTGGCTCTCTATCAGCGCTTATGGGCTCATCAAAGCATGGCGCTTGCGAGGCAAGGTATAA
- a CDS encoding alpha-ketoglutarate-dependent dioxygenase AlkB family protein — MPDLLQCDLPQGFAHFPLYYSPDEQAALIEAVKVAAIQAPFYTPTMPRTGAPLSVVMSNFGPLGWVTDKSGGYRYETAHPKTGKPWPALPKALERLWDDVADYPARPEATLINWYREDRASKMGLHIDNDENALNAPVVSVSLGDPAMFRLGGRQRGGKTHGIKLFSGDVVILSGESRQCYHGVSKVYYGESALVPKGGRINLTMRRVNPVKS, encoded by the coding sequence ATGCCTGATTTGTTACAATGCGACCTTCCACAAGGCTTTGCACATTTCCCGCTTTATTATTCACCTGATGAGCAAGCAGCCTTAATCGAGGCTGTGAAGGTCGCCGCCATTCAGGCGCCGTTTTATACGCCGACCATGCCGCGTACGGGCGCGCCGCTCTCTGTGGTGATGAGCAATTTTGGTCCGCTGGGCTGGGTGACGGATAAGAGTGGTGGCTACCGATATGAAACCGCCCACCCGAAAACGGGGAAACCTTGGCCTGCTTTGCCAAAAGCCTTGGAACGATTATGGGACGATGTCGCAGATTATCCGGCCCGCCCCGAGGCCACACTGATAAATTGGTATCGCGAAGACCGCGCCTCTAAGATGGGACTACATATTGACAATGATGAGAACGCCTTAAACGCCCCTGTGGTGTCAGTCAGTCTGGGCGACCCAGCCATGTTTCGCCTGGGTGGTAGACAGCGAGGCGGAAAAACACACGGCATTAAATTGTTCTCAGGCGATGTGGTCATATTATCGGGAGAGTCCCGACAATGCTATCATGGCGTAAGTAAAGTCTATTACGGAGAAAGCGCGCTCGTTCCAAAAGGCGGCCGTATTAATCTGACTATGCGGCGTGTGAACCCTGTTAAGAGTTAG